A genomic region of Melanotaenia boesemani isolate fMelBoe1 chromosome 13, fMelBoe1.pri, whole genome shotgun sequence contains the following coding sequences:
- the znf217 gene encoding zinc finger protein 217 isoform X1 — protein MTQPTCFCKKEGKKNPSCNCEKFEEPLPHLHMVEADGRNVEELHWWLTSVRIHTSEPEHGPGPGFNLNRKMPTHSLLPYVDSPDGHAQDVLSSNTASIPGPGCSMTPPSTLLPSGGATPLSCMFCEQTFAHQDDLGPHVLTQHPTTFFEPTVLRVEAEFRIPGERTRAKPSSLPVENEEIHSCIVCGQVAQDSSELEAHMRKHKDYFTYCCNICGRRFRESWFLKNHMKMHVKPGAKSKALQHLETPVMVNDVIQEPASDPVVTLYKMCMVCGFFFPDHGSLAEHSKVHNREVEPGRDDDGAAGSQQEAFLRIVNLQPASGGNGMKNVRSSKWIPQLDPFNSYQAWQLATKGKVAVGPSNSKEMGQEVSTDNEDCGSDKEEMSVWSEGQGEKTEKEVPGRELRSQAISEGLNLPRRSLMQKDKDKERPTTCEECQRTFRTYHQLVLHSRVHKRDRGGGDSPTSSVDMKLQRTGSVEPAEEGSEEGTEENLVSGEDGFDRSKVRSKECSYCGKSFRSSYYLTVHLRTHTGEKPFKCAYCDYAAAQKTSLKYHLDRRHKDKTYVEIPVRPGASLPSTDDRKHGNDSSPERSELWLPEARSSTTGAGDDRFDEVDEPRVQMNTESDDVSPPVTVEKDGEMRNRDVEVPLNLSLKVSLCLPADAEPKPVLNPASCPFCAYKTIYPEVLMMHRQLTHKDKFDSTRRNRSGGGMKQKRHTGCPPALDGKDVAPLLMTDRRHPRRTKSPPPQPTKPPEGVSVNPPQGPKRSPGPPRQDPVQETQRYQQTPDFRPSQESSRFPELLRKPPSGSRYFLDGGCIAERGYPTRTGAVWHSDAARLCLSSGFGSLPKMDFGEPSGKRLKFSVAAGREAETGEKSGFRGKPDGSSRLLITGRGVKTTSQGPGPATAAEALGPVKSTATPLGGSLDSEWSMMNLLHTCTPSDLATLYHSTPTNPGHGGLASTRAGSRAVLFQHLPALPNLQRRDPAAAFPNQRYGTTDKSS, from the exons GTTTTAATCTGAACAGGAAGATGCCGACTCACTCGCTGCTGCCGTACGTGGACAGCCCAGACGGACATGCCCAGGATGTTCTCAGCAGCAACACTGCGAGCATCCCAGGTCCTGGCTGCAGCATGACTCCACCGTCCACTCTGCTGCCCTCAGGAGGTGCCACTCCTCTGTCCTGCATGTTCTGTGAGCAGACTTTCGCCCATCAGGACGACCTCGGCCCCCACGTACTGACTCAGCACCCCACTACCTTTTTTGAGCCAACAGTGCTTCGGGTGGAAGCAGAATTCAGGATTCCAGGGGAGAGAACGCGAGCTAAGCCGAGCAGCCTCCCTGTGGAAAACGAGGAAATCCACAGCTGCATTGTGTGCGGTCAGGTGGCACAAGATAGCAGTGAGCTGGAGGCTCATATGAGGAAGCACAAGGACTACTTCACATACTGCTGTAACATCTGCGGACGGCGCTTCAGAGAGTCCTGGTTTCTGAAAAACCACATGAAGATGCATGTAAAACCAGGAGCAAAGAGCAAGGCTCTGCAGCACCTGGAGACCCCTGTGATGGTCAACGACGTCATCCAGGAACCTGCATCTGATCCTGTGGTCACGCTTTATAAGATGTGCATGGTTTGTGGGTTTTTCTTCCCGGATCACGGCAGTTTGGCAGAACACAGTAAAGTCCATAATCGAGAGGTGGAGCCCGGAAGAGACGACGATGGAGCTGCTGGATCCCAGCAGGAAGCTTTTCTGAGGATTGTAAACCTTCAGCCTGCTTCTGGAGGTAACGGGATGAAAAATGTGAGATCATCAAAATGGATTCCTCAGCTGGATCCCTTCAACTCGTATCAGGCCTGGCAGCTTGCGACCAAGGGGAAGGTAGCAGTCGGACCCAGTAACAGTAAAGAAATGGGACAGGAAGTCAGCACAGACAATGAGGACTGTGGCTCCGATAAGGAGGAGATGAGTGTTTGGTCTGAGGGCCAAGGGGAGAAAACTGAGAAGGAGGTTCCTGGGAGAGAGCTGCGTTCGCAGGCCATTTCAGAGGGTCTGAACCTGCCTCGGAGGTCTCTAATGCAGAAAGATAAGGACAAAGAAAGGCCCACCACATGTGAGGAATGTCAGAGAACGTTCAGGACCTACCACCAGCTGGTTCTGCACTCCAGGGTCCACAAGAGAGAcagaggtggtggagatagTCCAACTTCCTCTGTAGATATGAAGCTGCAAAGAACCGGCTCAGTGGAGCCTGCAGAGGAGGGGTCCGAGGAGGGGACGGAAGAAAACCTGGTTTCAG gtgAAGATGGTTTTGATCGGTCAAAGGTCAGGTCAAAGGAATGCAGTTATTGTGGAAAATCTTTCAGATCAAGTTATTACCTGACAGTCCATCTGAGGACTCACACAG GTGAGAAACCTTTCAAGTGTGCTTACTGTGATTACGCTGCTGCTCAGAAGACCTCGCTCAAATATCACCTGGACCGGCGTCACAAAGACAAAACTTACGTGGAAATTCCCGTCAGACCGGGGGCTTCGCTGCCATCTACTGATGACAGGAAACATGGAAACGACTCCTCTCCAGAGAGATCCGAACTCTGGCTTCCTGAAGCCAGATCGTCTACGACCGGAGCGGGAGATGACAGGTTTGACGAGGTTGACGAGCCACGTGTCCAGATGAACACGGAGTCTGATGATGTGTCTCCACCTGTTACCGTGGAGAAGGACGGGGAGATGAGGAACCGGGACGTTGAGGTCCCATTAAATCTGTCTTTAAAAGTGTCTCTGTGTCTTCCTGCTGATGCAGAACCCAAACCAGTGTTAAACCCGGCGTCCTGCCCGTTCTGTGCCTATAAAACCATTTACCCAGAGGTTCTGATGATGCACAGACAGCTGACCCATAAAGACAAGTTTGACAGTACCAGGAGGAACAGGTCTGGAGGTGGTATGAAACAGAAACGTCACACAGGCTGCCCCCCCGCCCTCGATGGGAAAGATGTCGCTCCACTTCTGATGACTGATCGGCGCCACCCGCGCCGAACCAAGTCCCCACCTCCACAACCCACAAAACCTCCAGAGGGTGTTTCTGTTAATCCACCTCAAGGTCCAAAGCGGTCCCCGGGCCCTCCTCGACAGGATCCTGTCCAGGAGACCCAGCGTTACCAACAGACCCCTGACTTTCGCCCCAGCCAGGAATCCTCCAGGTTCCCAGAACTCCTGAGAAAGCCCCCCTCAGGCAGCAGGTACTTCTTGGACGGCGGGTGCATCGCTGAGCGGGGCTACCCGACCAGAACCGGTGCCGTTTGGCACTCTGACGCCGCCCGGCTCTGCCTGTCCAGCGGGTTCGGGAGCCTCCCTAAGATGGATTTTGGTGAACCTTCTGGAAAGCGATTGAAATTCTCTGTAGCTGCAGGCAGGGAGGCTGAGACTGGAGAGAAGTCTGGATTCAGAGGAAAACCAGACGGATCCAGCAGGCTGCTCATTACAGGGAGGGGGGTGAAAACCACATCACAGGGACCAGGTCCAGCCACAGCTGCTGAGGCTCTGGGACCAGTAAAGAGTACTGCTACACCTCTTGGAGGAAGTTTGGACTCGGAGTGGAGCATGATGAACCTTCTGCACACCTGCACACCAAGTGATCTGGCAACGCTGTACCACAGCACACCAACAAACCCCGGGCACGGAGGACTGGCCAGCACCAGAGCTG GAAGCAGAGCTGTGCTGTTCCAACATTTACCCGCTCTTCCCAACCTGCAGAGGAGAGATCCTGCAGCAGCATTTCCAAACCAGCGCTACGGCACCACGGACAAGAGCTCCTGA
- the znf217 gene encoding zinc finger protein 217 isoform X2 — MPTHSLLPYVDSPDGHAQDVLSSNTASIPGPGCSMTPPSTLLPSGGATPLSCMFCEQTFAHQDDLGPHVLTQHPTTFFEPTVLRVEAEFRIPGERTRAKPSSLPVENEEIHSCIVCGQVAQDSSELEAHMRKHKDYFTYCCNICGRRFRESWFLKNHMKMHVKPGAKSKALQHLETPVMVNDVIQEPASDPVVTLYKMCMVCGFFFPDHGSLAEHSKVHNREVEPGRDDDGAAGSQQEAFLRIVNLQPASGGNGMKNVRSSKWIPQLDPFNSYQAWQLATKGKVAVGPSNSKEMGQEVSTDNEDCGSDKEEMSVWSEGQGEKTEKEVPGRELRSQAISEGLNLPRRSLMQKDKDKERPTTCEECQRTFRTYHQLVLHSRVHKRDRGGGDSPTSSVDMKLQRTGSVEPAEEGSEEGTEENLVSGEDGFDRSKVRSKECSYCGKSFRSSYYLTVHLRTHTGEKPFKCAYCDYAAAQKTSLKYHLDRRHKDKTYVEIPVRPGASLPSTDDRKHGNDSSPERSELWLPEARSSTTGAGDDRFDEVDEPRVQMNTESDDVSPPVTVEKDGEMRNRDVEVPLNLSLKVSLCLPADAEPKPVLNPASCPFCAYKTIYPEVLMMHRQLTHKDKFDSTRRNRSGGGMKQKRHTGCPPALDGKDVAPLLMTDRRHPRRTKSPPPQPTKPPEGVSVNPPQGPKRSPGPPRQDPVQETQRYQQTPDFRPSQESSRFPELLRKPPSGSRYFLDGGCIAERGYPTRTGAVWHSDAARLCLSSGFGSLPKMDFGEPSGKRLKFSVAAGREAETGEKSGFRGKPDGSSRLLITGRGVKTTSQGPGPATAAEALGPVKSTATPLGGSLDSEWSMMNLLHTCTPSDLATLYHSTPTNPGHGGLASTRAGSRAVLFQHLPALPNLQRRDPAAAFPNQRYGTTDKSS, encoded by the exons ATGCCGACTCACTCGCTGCTGCCGTACGTGGACAGCCCAGACGGACATGCCCAGGATGTTCTCAGCAGCAACACTGCGAGCATCCCAGGTCCTGGCTGCAGCATGACTCCACCGTCCACTCTGCTGCCCTCAGGAGGTGCCACTCCTCTGTCCTGCATGTTCTGTGAGCAGACTTTCGCCCATCAGGACGACCTCGGCCCCCACGTACTGACTCAGCACCCCACTACCTTTTTTGAGCCAACAGTGCTTCGGGTGGAAGCAGAATTCAGGATTCCAGGGGAGAGAACGCGAGCTAAGCCGAGCAGCCTCCCTGTGGAAAACGAGGAAATCCACAGCTGCATTGTGTGCGGTCAGGTGGCACAAGATAGCAGTGAGCTGGAGGCTCATATGAGGAAGCACAAGGACTACTTCACATACTGCTGTAACATCTGCGGACGGCGCTTCAGAGAGTCCTGGTTTCTGAAAAACCACATGAAGATGCATGTAAAACCAGGAGCAAAGAGCAAGGCTCTGCAGCACCTGGAGACCCCTGTGATGGTCAACGACGTCATCCAGGAACCTGCATCTGATCCTGTGGTCACGCTTTATAAGATGTGCATGGTTTGTGGGTTTTTCTTCCCGGATCACGGCAGTTTGGCAGAACACAGTAAAGTCCATAATCGAGAGGTGGAGCCCGGAAGAGACGACGATGGAGCTGCTGGATCCCAGCAGGAAGCTTTTCTGAGGATTGTAAACCTTCAGCCTGCTTCTGGAGGTAACGGGATGAAAAATGTGAGATCATCAAAATGGATTCCTCAGCTGGATCCCTTCAACTCGTATCAGGCCTGGCAGCTTGCGACCAAGGGGAAGGTAGCAGTCGGACCCAGTAACAGTAAAGAAATGGGACAGGAAGTCAGCACAGACAATGAGGACTGTGGCTCCGATAAGGAGGAGATGAGTGTTTGGTCTGAGGGCCAAGGGGAGAAAACTGAGAAGGAGGTTCCTGGGAGAGAGCTGCGTTCGCAGGCCATTTCAGAGGGTCTGAACCTGCCTCGGAGGTCTCTAATGCAGAAAGATAAGGACAAAGAAAGGCCCACCACATGTGAGGAATGTCAGAGAACGTTCAGGACCTACCACCAGCTGGTTCTGCACTCCAGGGTCCACAAGAGAGAcagaggtggtggagatagTCCAACTTCCTCTGTAGATATGAAGCTGCAAAGAACCGGCTCAGTGGAGCCTGCAGAGGAGGGGTCCGAGGAGGGGACGGAAGAAAACCTGGTTTCAG gtgAAGATGGTTTTGATCGGTCAAAGGTCAGGTCAAAGGAATGCAGTTATTGTGGAAAATCTTTCAGATCAAGTTATTACCTGACAGTCCATCTGAGGACTCACACAG GTGAGAAACCTTTCAAGTGTGCTTACTGTGATTACGCTGCTGCTCAGAAGACCTCGCTCAAATATCACCTGGACCGGCGTCACAAAGACAAAACTTACGTGGAAATTCCCGTCAGACCGGGGGCTTCGCTGCCATCTACTGATGACAGGAAACATGGAAACGACTCCTCTCCAGAGAGATCCGAACTCTGGCTTCCTGAAGCCAGATCGTCTACGACCGGAGCGGGAGATGACAGGTTTGACGAGGTTGACGAGCCACGTGTCCAGATGAACACGGAGTCTGATGATGTGTCTCCACCTGTTACCGTGGAGAAGGACGGGGAGATGAGGAACCGGGACGTTGAGGTCCCATTAAATCTGTCTTTAAAAGTGTCTCTGTGTCTTCCTGCTGATGCAGAACCCAAACCAGTGTTAAACCCGGCGTCCTGCCCGTTCTGTGCCTATAAAACCATTTACCCAGAGGTTCTGATGATGCACAGACAGCTGACCCATAAAGACAAGTTTGACAGTACCAGGAGGAACAGGTCTGGAGGTGGTATGAAACAGAAACGTCACACAGGCTGCCCCCCCGCCCTCGATGGGAAAGATGTCGCTCCACTTCTGATGACTGATCGGCGCCACCCGCGCCGAACCAAGTCCCCACCTCCACAACCCACAAAACCTCCAGAGGGTGTTTCTGTTAATCCACCTCAAGGTCCAAAGCGGTCCCCGGGCCCTCCTCGACAGGATCCTGTCCAGGAGACCCAGCGTTACCAACAGACCCCTGACTTTCGCCCCAGCCAGGAATCCTCCAGGTTCCCAGAACTCCTGAGAAAGCCCCCCTCAGGCAGCAGGTACTTCTTGGACGGCGGGTGCATCGCTGAGCGGGGCTACCCGACCAGAACCGGTGCCGTTTGGCACTCTGACGCCGCCCGGCTCTGCCTGTCCAGCGGGTTCGGGAGCCTCCCTAAGATGGATTTTGGTGAACCTTCTGGAAAGCGATTGAAATTCTCTGTAGCTGCAGGCAGGGAGGCTGAGACTGGAGAGAAGTCTGGATTCAGAGGAAAACCAGACGGATCCAGCAGGCTGCTCATTACAGGGAGGGGGGTGAAAACCACATCACAGGGACCAGGTCCAGCCACAGCTGCTGAGGCTCTGGGACCAGTAAAGAGTACTGCTACACCTCTTGGAGGAAGTTTGGACTCGGAGTGGAGCATGATGAACCTTCTGCACACCTGCACACCAAGTGATCTGGCAACGCTGTACCACAGCACACCAACAAACCCCGGGCACGGAGGACTGGCCAGCACCAGAGCTG GAAGCAGAGCTGTGCTGTTCCAACATTTACCCGCTCTTCCCAACCTGCAGAGGAGAGATCCTGCAGCAGCATTTCCAAACCAGCGCTACGGCACCACGGACAAGAGCTCCTGA